In Bdellovibrionota bacterium, the following are encoded in one genomic region:
- a CDS encoding SAM-dependent methyltransferase: MLKFSSRNPFPLLRSTDKSITPARIRAHSDQVDAYLGMQIEEVEKKLRIDGCKLKASDFSGKPQELWIGLAAKRFLTPYTEIRSMLSLLEPKPGSTIVDLGAGYGRMGFVVGRHYPKIKFIGYEYVGERVKESSKCLKRLNHPFVKFKHADLSSTEFQPVTADYYFIYDYGTTDAIQKTLVDLKKIALEKPITVVARGRDSRDFIKAYHPWLAKRALPRSYIYFSIYQSI, from the coding sequence ATGCTGAAGTTTAGCTCAAGAAATCCATTTCCACTCCTTAGATCCACTGATAAAAGCATCACCCCAGCGAGGATACGAGCTCATTCCGATCAAGTAGATGCGTATCTTGGCATGCAAATCGAAGAAGTTGAAAAAAAACTTCGCATCGACGGATGCAAATTAAAGGCTTCGGATTTTTCTGGAAAACCACAGGAATTGTGGATCGGATTGGCGGCGAAGCGGTTTCTCACTCCCTACACCGAAATTAGAAGTATGCTTTCATTACTCGAGCCCAAACCAGGTTCTACGATTGTTGATTTAGGCGCGGGTTACGGGCGAATGGGATTTGTTGTAGGGAGACATTATCCAAAAATAAAATTTATCGGATACGAGTATGTCGGTGAACGGGTCAAAGAAAGTAGTAAATGCCTAAAGCGCCTTAACCATCCCTTTGTGAAGTTTAAGCATGCGGATTTGAGTTCTACGGAATTTCAGCCCGTCACTGCGGATTATTATTTTATATACGATTACGGGACCACCGATGCCATTCAGAAGACTCTCGTTGACCTAAAAAAGATAGCTCTAGAGAAACCTATTACGGTAGTTGCTCGAGGACGTGATTCGAGAGATTTCATTAAGGCCTACCATCCTTGGCTTGCCAAGCGGGCGCTGCCTAGATCATATATTTATTTTTCGATATATCAGTCTATCTAG
- a CDS encoding Lrp/AsnC family transcriptional regulator: MMLDQVDKKLLSLLNQNARQQYSDLGKALHLSAPAVHARVKRLEKEGVIENFTIRIRPEAANKSVCAFVRVNAGSESCIDTAKFLEKFPEIEECHSVAGEDCVLLKVRVGTPGELDELLQKVRKAPGFQRTLTTVVLKSHFERGTTIS, from the coding sequence ATGATGTTGGACCAAGTAGACAAAAAGCTATTAAGTTTATTGAACCAGAATGCTAGACAACAGTACTCGGACCTAGGGAAAGCTTTACACCTTTCGGCGCCGGCGGTGCACGCTAGAGTGAAGCGCTTAGAAAAAGAAGGCGTCATCGAAAACTTCACCATTCGAATTCGGCCGGAGGCTGCAAATAAATCTGTTTGCGCTTTTGTGAGAGTGAATGCCGGAAGTGAATCTTGTATAGACACGGCAAAATTTTTAGAAAAATTCCCCGAGATCGAAGAGTGTCATAGTGTGGCTGGAGAAGACTGTGTGTTGTTGAAAGTGCGCGTGGGCACTCCGGGTGAATTGGATGAATTGTTGCAAAAAGTAAGAAAGGCTCCGGGCTTTCAAAGAACACTCACGACAGTGGTTTTGAAGAGTCACTTTGAAAGAGGAACAACTATTTCTTAA
- a CDS encoding EamA family transporter — MYNISILTASSYIKAILKGTLSMNNLSTPSRTSIILNFLSVYIVWGSTYLAIKYAVLSFPPLLMSSMRFFLAALVMFAIGKIRKEEKLLPADKKIAGISGMLLVLGNGFVCIAEMTIPSGFAAIIIGTTPIFVMLLNWFFFEKSVPQIRQVFGILVSLAGIVMLTKGDMSSADSTQLVGVGLLGIAILSWAIGTLMQRKAGKLRNIFTFSGYQLLIGSFLVGILGATRGELAQFDVSKITTTGVLAVLYLIFFGSAVAYSSYVWLSRNVEPSKVTTYAVVNPVVAVWLGWAIADEHVDLNTMLYSLVVLVGLYFVIFKPKTSTDKKIATVKVS; from the coding sequence GTGTATAACATATCTATATTAACTGCATCAAGCTACATCAAAGCAATTCTCAAAGGCACACTGAGCATGAATAATCTCTCTACTCCCTCTAGAACCAGCATCATCCTAAATTTCTTAAGCGTCTACATCGTATGGGGATCGACCTATCTTGCGATCAAATACGCGGTCCTTTCCTTTCCGCCATTGCTAATGTCTTCAATGAGATTTTTCTTAGCAGCACTTGTGATGTTTGCGATTGGAAAAATTAGAAAAGAAGAAAAGCTTTTACCGGCAGACAAAAAAATCGCAGGCATCAGTGGAATGCTTTTGGTTTTAGGAAATGGTTTTGTGTGTATCGCCGAGATGACAATTCCCTCAGGGTTTGCAGCCATCATTATCGGCACAACTCCTATATTTGTCATGTTACTGAATTGGTTTTTCTTTGAAAAATCTGTTCCACAGATTAGACAAGTATTTGGAATTTTAGTTTCTCTAGCTGGAATCGTGATGCTCACCAAAGGTGATATGTCTTCCGCGGATTCGACACAACTTGTAGGCGTAGGGCTTTTAGGAATTGCAATTCTCAGTTGGGCCATAGGAACCCTAATGCAAAGAAAAGCTGGGAAACTTAGAAATATTTTTACCTTCTCAGGCTATCAACTTTTGATTGGTTCATTTTTGGTAGGAATACTGGGAGCGACTCGTGGTGAATTGGCTCAGTTCGATGTTTCTAAAATCACTACAACGGGCGTGCTCGCCGTGCTCTATCTGATTTTCTTTGGTTCTGCGGTGGCCTACTCGTCATACGTTTGGTTGAGTAGAAACGTGGAGCCTTCGAAAGTTACCACTTATGCCGTGGTAAATCCTGTCGTAGCGGTATGGTTGGGCTGGGCCATTGCAGATGAACATGTGGACTTAAATACTATGCTTTATTCCTTAGTTGTTTTGGTGGGATTGTATTTTGTGATCTTCAAGCCAAAAACATCTACAGATAAAAAAATCGCCACAGTCAAAGTCAGCTAG
- a CDS encoding SMR family transporter: MSNPWILLGFAGLLEIGWAVGLKYTYGFTRLLPSLLVALSLAGSMYLLALAAKEIPIGTAYGVWVGIGATGAAILGIILFQEPVTTWRIFFLVLLVASIIGLKITSGV; encoded by the coding sequence ATGTCGAATCCATGGATTTTATTAGGTTTTGCAGGCCTGCTCGAAATTGGTTGGGCCGTGGGACTCAAATACACCTATGGTTTCACAAGACTCCTTCCCAGCCTCCTGGTGGCTCTTTCTTTGGCCGGCAGTATGTATCTTTTGGCTTTGGCGGCAAAAGAAATTCCGATTGGGACGGCGTACGGAGTTTGGGTTGGGATTGGTGCGACGGGTGCAGCAATTTTAGGAATAATTCTTTTCCAGGAACCGGTGACTACTTGGAGAATTTTTTTCCTCGTGCTATTGGTAGCTTCCATCATCGGCCTTAAAATAACGAGTGGAGTTTAA
- a CDS encoding OsmC family protein, which produces MKTTVIWKDGMSFDGIESNHIVPMDAKSPIGKDSAATPKELVAMGLGGCTAMDVIALLKKYKQLPAAFRVDVEIIASTGANPIVFEKAILNFVVDGAVDAEKLTEAIKLSQTKYCGVSAMLSKSFPIEYHVVLNGKEVGEGFAKF; this is translated from the coding sequence ATGAAGACTACTGTAATTTGGAAAGATGGAATGAGTTTTGACGGAATAGAAAGCAATCACATTGTTCCAATGGACGCCAAGTCGCCCATTGGAAAAGATTCTGCTGCTACTCCGAAAGAACTCGTGGCGATGGGCTTGGGCGGATGCACTGCTATGGACGTGATTGCCCTTTTGAAAAAGTATAAGCAACTGCCTGCGGCCTTTCGCGTAGATGTTGAAATAATAGCTTCAACTGGTGCTAATCCAATCGTATTTGAAAAAGCGATTTTGAATTTTGTAGTGGATGGGGCTGTGGATGCAGAGAAACTCACTGAAGCTATTAAACTTTCGCAGACCAAATATTGCGGAGTAAGTGCAATGCTATCAAAATCTTTTCCGATCGAATACCACGTTGTTCTAAATGGAAAAGAAGTCGGCGAAGGTTTTGCAAAATTTTAA
- a CDS encoding MBL fold metallo-hydrolase: MTQIREFFDKNTWTLTYVLWDEKTRDAIVIDPVLDYDPASSKTTEESAKAVIEFLHLKELKLHFILETHAHADHLSGSQIIKKEFPNAYIAIGEKITKVQEIFKDVFGLPQDFKTDGSQFDRLLKDGEEFSAGSIKIKTIFTPGHTPACASYYIDGNVFVGDALFMPDYGTGRCDFPAGSAVELYQSVHGRIYELPENTKVYTGHDYLPNGRPLKFMATIEEEKKENIQLNAETSLEEFVRFRTERDRTLAVPKLLLPSVQVNIDAGHLPAPAKNGKRYLRIPIS, translated from the coding sequence ATGACTCAAATCAGAGAATTTTTCGACAAGAACACTTGGACTCTCACTTACGTTCTGTGGGATGAGAAAACTAGAGATGCGATCGTTATCGACCCGGTCTTGGATTACGATCCAGCCTCATCCAAGACAACGGAGGAATCGGCAAAGGCTGTTATCGAATTCTTGCACTTGAAGGAACTCAAGCTTCATTTTATTCTAGAAACTCATGCCCATGCGGATCATCTTAGCGGCTCACAAATCATTAAAAAAGAATTTCCAAATGCTTATATTGCGATTGGAGAAAAGATCACGAAGGTTCAAGAAATTTTTAAAGATGTATTTGGTTTGCCACAAGATTTCAAAACCGATGGCTCACAATTTGATCGACTACTCAAGGACGGTGAAGAGTTTAGTGCTGGATCGATAAAAATAAAAACAATCTTTACACCCGGCCACACACCGGCATGTGCTTCATACTATATTGATGGAAACGTATTTGTTGGCGATGCCTTATTCATGCCTGATTACGGAACAGGCCGATGTGATTTTCCAGCAGGAAGTGCTGTTGAACTTTATCAATCGGTGCATGGGCGAATCTACGAACTGCCTGAGAATACAAAAGTTTATACAGGCCACGATTATCTTCCAAATGGTCGTCCACTGAAATTTATGGCGACGATCGAAGAAGAAAAAAAGGAAAATATTCAGCTTAATGCAGAGACTTCACTTGAAGAGTTTGTTCGCTTTCGTACGGAACGGGACCGTACTCTTGCCGTGCCGAAACTGCTTTTGCCATCGGTTCAGGTCAACATCGATGCGGGCCATCTTCCAGCGCCAGCAAAAAATGGTAAAAGATATTTGCGTATTCCGATCAGCTGA
- a CDS encoding helix-turn-helix transcriptional regulator: MELKTILRKIIREKGLTITSLSKKSKVPVQTLHGWLSGSEPKSIRQLKAVADCLSVDLDYLCFGIKSKTEKDKIEVFQDEINAGIFEVVLRRVKK, from the coding sequence ATGGAGTTGAAAACAATTTTACGAAAAATCATTCGAGAGAAAGGACTTACAATCACTTCTTTATCAAAGAAGTCGAAGGTTCCTGTTCAAACTCTTCATGGCTGGTTAAGTGGGAGCGAGCCCAAAAGTATTCGACAATTAAAGGCTGTCGCGGATTGCTTGAGTGTCGACCTCGATTATCTCTGCTTTGGAATTAAATCTAAAACAGAAAAAGATAAAATTGAAGTATTCCAGGATGAAATCAATGCTGGAATTTTTGAAGTTGTTTTAAGAAGGGTAAAGAAATGA
- a CDS encoding DUF4442 domain-containing protein has translation MKLKNVFQWMWLWPPFLGSSISIKEMNKDLTRIVVQMKRRPWSQNYVGTQYGGSLFSMTDPFYMLMLIEHLGKQYIVWDKAGAIRYKKPAKDTVYATFELAKEKIAEIKKFADENPKYEPTFLVEIKDDEGNVIAEVDRLIYVKRKDKIKKPS, from the coding sequence ATGAAACTTAAAAACGTATTCCAATGGATGTGGCTCTGGCCGCCCTTCTTAGGTTCAAGTATCAGCATCAAAGAAATGAATAAAGACCTCACGCGCATAGTGGTCCAAATGAAGCGCAGACCTTGGAGTCAAAATTACGTAGGTACACAATATGGCGGCTCACTTTTTTCAATGACTGATCCGTTTTACATGCTGATGCTCATCGAACATTTAGGAAAGCAATACATCGTGTGGGATAAGGCCGGAGCAATTCGTTACAAAAAACCTGCTAAGGACACCGTCTACGCAACGTTTGAATTAGCCAAAGAAAAAATCGCCGAGATCAAAAAATTTGCCGATGAAAATCCAAAATACGAGCCAACATTTTTAGTGGAAATCAAAGACGATGAAGGCAATGTGATTGCCGAAGTTGATCGCCTGATTTATGTAAAACGAAAAGATAAAATCAAAAAACCCTCTTAA
- the dbpA gene encoding ATP-dependent RNA helicase DbpA has translation MQSHNFIHLALRSELQAAIKQLGYAKMTPIQATSIPLLLEGYDLIGRSQTGTGKTAAFALPILQKINATEKHPQALILAPTRELCEQILQEIKKLSNGLAGVLSMTLVGGQSAAAQMNLLNLGAQVIVGTPGRTLEFLNNRNFDPRRLKTLVLDEADRMLDEGFTEEVAQIIDLLPTDRQTVFFSATYPESIDLLSRTYQKNPKTVSALTETDSGPQIKQFLYSGEKAEKIRMLMNILGQHPANSVLIFCRMKVTVDEINDLLNEAGVATRAIHGDLEQAQRNQTMALFRSGSLRVLVATDIAARGIDIDHLELVINFDLPSSPDVYLHRIGRTGRAGKTGTAVSIAEPAESLKVSAIEAAIGESLIRDELNSEKTTAVTSLLQQPKMKTIYISGGRKDKIRAGDIVGALTSAPTIISATDIGKIDLHDTFTYVAVSFEFAEKVLQKLSSSKIKGRKFKVSYVK, from the coding sequence ATGCAATCACACAACTTTATCCACTTGGCTTTACGGTCGGAGCTTCAGGCCGCAATCAAGCAACTGGGTTACGCAAAGATGACACCGATCCAGGCGACAAGCATTCCGCTTTTGCTTGAAGGCTACGACCTTATCGGGCGATCGCAAACAGGCACGGGCAAGACTGCGGCGTTTGCATTGCCTATTTTACAGAAAATCAACGCAACAGAGAAACATCCGCAGGCTTTGATCTTGGCTCCGACACGCGAACTCTGTGAACAGATCCTGCAAGAGATTAAAAAATTATCCAATGGACTCGCCGGAGTCTTATCCATGACGCTCGTGGGAGGTCAGTCCGCTGCCGCTCAAATGAATTTACTAAATCTCGGCGCGCAAGTGATCGTGGGAACTCCGGGTCGCACGCTCGAATTTTTGAACAATCGAAATTTCGATCCGCGACGTTTGAAAACGCTCGTCTTAGATGAAGCCGACCGCATGCTTGATGAGGGCTTCACAGAAGAAGTCGCGCAGATCATTGACCTTTTACCTACTGATCGGCAGACGGTGTTTTTCTCGGCGACGTATCCGGAGAGCATTGATCTTTTGAGTCGCACTTACCAAAAAAATCCAAAAACGGTAAGCGCGCTGACTGAAACCGACTCAGGCCCGCAGATCAAACAATTTCTTTACTCAGGCGAGAAGGCTGAGAAAATTAGAATGCTCATGAACATTCTAGGGCAACACCCCGCTAACAGCGTTTTAATTTTTTGCCGAATGAAAGTCACTGTCGACGAAATCAATGATCTGTTAAATGAAGCAGGTGTAGCCACACGTGCAATTCACGGTGATCTTGAGCAGGCGCAGCGGAATCAAACGATGGCTCTGTTTCGCAGCGGAAGCTTGCGCGTGCTGGTTGCTACCGATATTGCCGCACGCGGGATCGACATCGATCATCTCGAGCTCGTCATCAATTTCGATCTCCCTTCGAGCCCTGACGTTTACCTTCACCGCATTGGCCGCACCGGGCGCGCCGGCAAGACCGGGACTGCCGTTTCAATCGCTGAGCCCGCTGAATCGCTAAAAGTAAGTGCGATAGAGGCTGCGATTGGTGAGAGCTTGATCCGCGACGAATTAAATTCTGAAAAGACCACGGCCGTTACAAGTCTTTTGCAACAGCCAAAAATGAAAACGATCTATATTTCCGGTGGTCGCAAAGACAAAATCCGCGCAGGCGATATCGTTGGCGCACTGACATCGGCCCCGACGATAATCTCTGCTACTGATATTGGAAAAATCGACCTTCACGACACATTTACCTACGTCGCGGTCTCATTTGAGTTTGCCGAAAAGGTTCTGCAAAAACTCAGCTCCAGCAAAATCAAAGGCCGCAAATTCAAAGTATCTTACGTAAAATAA
- a CDS encoding DnaJ domain-containing protein has product MKALVIIFSFIILAPNAFAAKKSYDQYFSPNLYIRLGIEQNATTAQIKTAYRKLAFKLHPDRNLGSEEEVTEPFKKIQEAYDTLSNSAKRAQYDTVLRPNTHDMKADSWLPEDFDYRKEQEKIFRLMEKHPELQSLGEYVLSKWIKQGIPEEVIKQYQKYQELGKNFDLQYPAEAEKLREAALKFRDYVVSKGHPYYDPFDPNYNSKGRIWVDSVEDFYLWPTDIDTVKIVIRTGNPFLLRQVVMSMLNIPGWDQHEDLLLEIISKNNKIVNHGIGAFFYYPQWVNKRGAKILRKFLELGYSAQVAQSLGLAGDMPIVDHTGKFVRSETWRNLPEGIQLMKQLILVADQATLARLDQIQFDSSSAPWSQTMRSLPEFRDLPYISTAKLKTALISAGEKPRLLTNQITCKSLFGI; this is encoded by the coding sequence ATGAAGGCATTGGTAATAATTTTTTCTTTTATAATTTTAGCACCAAATGCATTTGCAGCTAAAAAAAGTTATGATCAATATTTTTCACCAAATCTCTACATAAGATTAGGAATTGAGCAAAATGCAACTACCGCACAGATTAAAACGGCATATAGAAAATTAGCATTCAAGTTACATCCAGATCGCAACCTCGGTAGTGAAGAAGAAGTTACTGAGCCATTTAAAAAAATTCAAGAAGCCTATGATACTTTAAGCAATTCAGCAAAGCGTGCGCAATATGATACAGTACTAAGACCAAATACACACGACATGAAAGCTGATAGTTGGCTTCCTGAGGATTTTGATTATAGGAAGGAACAAGAGAAAATCTTTCGTCTAATGGAAAAACATCCTGAGTTACAAAGCTTAGGAGAGTACGTTTTAAGTAAATGGATAAAACAAGGAATCCCTGAAGAAGTAATAAAACAATACCAAAAATATCAGGAGTTGGGAAAAAATTTTGATTTGCAGTATCCCGCAGAAGCTGAAAAGTTGAGAGAAGCGGCATTGAAATTTAGAGACTATGTCGTAAGTAAAGGCCATCCTTACTACGATCCATTTGATCCCAATTATAATTCTAAAGGTAGGATATGGGTTGATTCTGTAGAAGACTTTTATTTGTGGCCAACAGATATAGACACCGTAAAAATTGTAATAAGAACTGGTAATCCATTTCTTTTAAGACAAGTCGTGATGAGCATGCTTAATATCCCGGGTTGGGATCAACATGAAGATTTATTATTAGAGATTATTTCTAAAAATAATAAAATTGTTAATCATGGAATTGGTGCATTTTTCTATTACCCTCAATGGGTTAATAAGCGTGGTGCAAAAATTTTACGTAAATTTCTTGAGCTAGGATATAGTGCTCAAGTAGCCCAATCATTGGGATTGGCTGGTGATATGCCTATTGTAGATCATACAGGTAAATTTGTACGAAGTGAAACTTGGCGTAATTTACCTGAAGGAATTCAGCTTATGAAACAATTAATTTTAGTAGCTGATCAAGCTACTTTAGCGAGATTAGATCAAATTCAATTTGATAGCAGTTCTGCTCCTTGGTCACAAACAATGCGAAGTTTACCAGAGTTTCGTGATTTACCTTATATATCTACTGCGAAACTAAAAACTGCGCTTATATCAGCAGGAGAAAAGCCTAGATTGCTTACTAATCAAATCACATGCAAGTCTCTTTTTGGAATTTAG
- a CDS encoding rhodanese-like domain-containing protein, with protein sequence MASKQIFNPTLVEGVPEITPKAFKNYTGKITLIDVRRPDEFDGELSHIPGAKLITLGPDLDAFLSTHDKDDEIVFVCRSGARSGRATLQSRTMGFSKSVNLQGGMLLWNERKYPVEKQKAGVK encoded by the coding sequence ATGGCCTCTAAACAAATTTTTAATCCAACGTTAGTTGAGGGCGTACCTGAGATAACGCCTAAAGCATTTAAAAATTACACAGGCAAAATTACTCTTATAGACGTCCGTCGTCCCGATGAGTTTGACGGTGAGCTTTCACATATTCCGGGAGCAAAGCTCATTACGCTTGGTCCAGATTTGGATGCCTTTCTAAGCACTCATGATAAAGACGATGAAATTGTATTTGTGTGCAGAAGCGGGGCACGGTCAGGTCGAGCAACTTTACAAAGCCGCACCATGGGTTTTTCTAAGAGCGTTAATCTTCAGGGTGGGATGCTTCTTTGGAACGAACGAAAATATCCAGTCGAAAAACAAAAAGCAGGAGTCAAATAA
- a CDS encoding metalloregulator ArsR/SmtB family transcription factor — protein MKSQDKAKSLSKLRQQSKDVAALLKQLSHPQRLLILCSMAEDEKSVSEIEEACGASQSAVSQFLKGMRLEGLIESRREGKQVYYKILDKRVLSLIRSLYLIFCR, from the coding sequence ATGAAAAGTCAAGATAAAGCTAAATCACTTTCTAAACTGAGACAACAAAGCAAAGATGTGGCAGCATTACTCAAACAACTTTCACATCCCCAAAGACTACTCATTCTATGCAGTATGGCCGAGGACGAGAAATCAGTGAGTGAAATTGAAGAGGCCTGTGGAGCCTCACAGTCGGCTGTATCTCAATTTTTAAAGGGAATGCGCCTAGAAGGACTAATTGAATCTCGACGTGAGGGTAAACAAGTTTACTATAAAATTTTAGATAAAAGAGTTCTAAGCCTTATAAGATCTCTTTATCTTATCTTCTGTCGCTAG
- a CDS encoding DUF2892 domain-containing protein: protein MKKNEGKIDRIIRIVVGVGLLSLIFIGPQTMWGLIGIVPLLTGIIGFCPLYKILGLDTCPLATKPK, encoded by the coding sequence ATGAAAAAAAATGAAGGTAAAATTGATAGAATTATTCGTATTGTAGTAGGGGTGGGATTGCTTTCCCTAATATTTATTGGACCACAAACAATGTGGGGCCTGATTGGTATAGTTCCACTTTTAACAGGAATAATCGGATTCTGTCCTCTATACAAAATATTAGGACTAGATACTTGCCCGCTGGCTACAAAGCCTAAATAA